ATCGACCTTCTGCTCTCCAAGGTCGACTCCAAGTACTCGCTGTGCATCGTCGCCGCCCGCCGCGCGCGCCAGATCAACGACATGGTCCACGGCGTTCGCGACCAGGCGATGCTCTCCATGGCTCCGTCGCAGCTCGCCGCGCTCACCAGCACGAAGCCGCTCACGCTCGCGCTGGA
Above is a window of Actinomycetota bacterium DNA encoding:
- the rpoZ gene encoding DNA-directed RNA polymerase subunit omega, which translates into the protein MVITPDIDLLLSKVDSKYSLCIVAARRARQINDMVHGVRDQAMLSMAPSQLAALTSTKPLTLALEEIASDDISYERKSDSLK